In Brassica oleracea var. oleracea cultivar TO1000 unplaced genomic scaffold, BOL UnpScaffold00992, whole genome shotgun sequence, one genomic interval encodes:
- the LOC106320637 gene encoding uncharacterized protein LOC106320637, which translates to MAALQHVDRAFGVTNIKNHIPVILDLDDHNYDAWRELFHTHCLAFDVSGHIDGTSPPNGDDDAVWHKRDGLVKLWLYGTLRPKLFRSSFKTGGTARDIWVRVENQFRNNKEARAIQLDNELQTTEIGDMTIQVYCQKLKSLSDLLTNVDAPVSDRTLVMYMLNGLNERFDNIINVIKHREPFPSFESAQNMLEMEEKRVNKFVKPPVNKDNSSSSTILTVADNRSSSPNQPRQGNNVNNNRGSRRNNNNRFKGRNNFNNRQQQNNWNPNMYWNSLFQQWQQPPYWGPFMPQNQNTRGVLGPRPVTNQQANLTLNAPQLTTDFAHAFNTMQLADPSGADWYMDSGATSHMAANQGILKSGIIKDVNHSVIVGNGSRIPVVSSGNTILNTSSCPMLLNNVLITPQIVKNLISDLQTRMVLLCSNSPGDLYSFLPTPAHSTSNALPCYFL; encoded by the exons ATGGCTGCTCTTCAACACGTTGACAGAGCATTCGGTgtgacaaacattaaaaatcacATCCCAGTCATCCTCGATCTAGATGACCATAACTACGATGCGTGGCGTGAGCTCTTCCATACGCATTGTCTTGCTTTTGACGTCTCAGGCCACATTGACGGCACGTCCCCTCCCAACGGTGATGACGACGCTGTTTGGCACAAACGTGACGGGCTCGTGAAACTTTGGCTCTATGGAACCCTTAGACCAAAGCTTTTTCGTAGTTCCTTCAAAACTGGTGGCACGGCGAGAGATATTTGGGTGCGAGTTGAGAATCAGTTTCGCAACAACAAGGAAGCAAGAGCTATTCAGTTGGACAACGAGCTTCAGACAACTGAAATCGGAGACATGACAATTCAGGTTTATTGTCAAAAACTTAAGTCTCTATCTGATTTGCTCACTAACGTTGATGCTCCTGTTTCCGATCGCACTCTTGTGATGTATATGCTTAATGGTCTTAACGAACGTTTTGACAACATCATCAACGTAATCAAACATCGCGAACCCTTCCCTTCCTTTGAGTCCGCTCAAAATATGCTTGAGATGGAAGAAAAGCGGGTCAACAAGTTTGTCAAGCCGCCTGTTAACAAAGACAACTCATCTTCATCTACCATCCTCACGGTTGCAGACAATCGATCCAGCTCCCCAAACCAACCTCGTCAAGGCAACAACGTCAACAATAATCGTGGGAGCCGTCGCAACAATAACAACAGGTTCAAGGGTCGCAACAACTTCAACAACCGCCAACAGCAAAACAACTGGAATCCCAACATGTACTGGAACTCCCTGTTTCAACAATGGCAGCAACCTCCATACTGGGGGCCTTTCATGCCGCAGAATCAAAACACACGAGGGGTGCTTGGCCCACGACCAGTCACGAATCAACAAGCGAATCTGACACTCAATGCACCGCAGCTCACCACTGACTTCGCTCATGCCTTCAACACAATGCAACTTGCTGATCCTTCTGGTGCTGATTGGTACATGGACTCTGGGGCAACCTCTCACATGGCGGCAAATCAAGGTATCCTCAAGTCTGGTATTATTAAAGATgtcaatcattctgttattgttGGCAATGGTTCAAGGATTCCTGTCGTTTCATCTGGAAATACCATTCTAAACACATCATCTTGTCCCATGCTTCTCAATAATGTGCTTATTACTCCTCAGATTGTCAAGAACTTAATCTCG GATCTTCAGACTCGAATGGTTCTTCTGTGCAGTAACAGCCCTGGAGATCTCTACTCTTTCCTTCCAACTCCAGCGCATTCAACCTCCAatgctttg CCTTGCTACTTCTTGTGA